A section of the Streptomyces sp. Je 1-369 genome encodes:
- a CDS encoding TetR/AcrR family transcriptional regulator gives MSAEQKPEIASVWTRPRRQREQLSREQIVAEAVRLLDADGLEALSMRKLGTRLDAGATSLYRHVANKDELIELVVDEVYGELSVPAATGPAEWRDAASGSARSLRTMILSHPWVASVLGQVGLVHLGPNVTKMSERMAAVYRTAGFPEAETELALSTVISYVIGMATSEAAYLSLIARSGVTEREFAERLGGDGGSDSRTDDPEQVREETFDYGLQRVLDGLQARLASTAP, from the coding sequence ATGTCCGCCGAGCAGAAGCCCGAGATCGCCTCCGTCTGGACCCGTCCGCGCCGGCAGCGCGAGCAGCTGAGCCGGGAGCAGATCGTGGCGGAGGCGGTGCGGCTCCTCGACGCCGACGGGCTCGAAGCGCTCAGCATGCGCAAGCTCGGCACCCGGCTCGACGCGGGCGCGACCTCGCTCTACCGGCACGTGGCCAACAAGGACGAGCTGATCGAGCTGGTGGTCGACGAGGTCTACGGAGAGCTCTCGGTGCCCGCCGCGACCGGCCCCGCCGAGTGGCGGGACGCGGCCTCGGGCAGCGCCCGCAGCCTGCGAACGATGATTCTGAGCCACCCTTGGGTCGCCTCGGTGCTCGGCCAGGTCGGCCTCGTCCACCTCGGCCCGAACGTGACGAAGATGTCGGAGCGGATGGCCGCGGTCTACCGGACGGCGGGATTCCCCGAGGCCGAAACCGAACTGGCCCTCAGCACCGTCATCTCCTACGTGATCGGCATGGCGACCAGCGAGGCCGCGTACCTTTCACTGATCGCCCGAAGCGGCGTGACGGAACGGGAGTTCGCGGAGAGGCTGGGGGGCGACGGAGGGTCGGACTCGCGTACGGACGACCCTGAGCAGGTGCGCGAGGAGACTTTCGACTACGGGCTTCAGCGCGTGCTCGACGGGCTCCAGGCGCGGCTGGCCTCGACTGCCCCTTGA
- a CDS encoding serine hydrolase domain-containing protein, translated as MSKNRFELARWQARFDELRAAHHVPGAALAVLVDGEIHELASGVLHRGTGVEVTTDSVFQSGSIAKVYTATLIMRLAEAGELDLDAPVKEVLPEFEAADPEATHSITTRQLLSHTSGLTCDFTYDAGRGDDCLARYVEAAKGVAMDCRPGTAVSYSSLGYNVLGRIIEVLTGQTWDQALKDRLFTPLGLERSMTLPEEALSYRVAMSHLGEPGRYPDPAPAWDLMPRSAGPYGRVLVSAGDVARLARLHLDGGTAPDGTPLLTAATVEEMQRRVADVPDKWTVSADGWGLGWTLYDWDGIAGYGHDGASIGQYGYLRVVPRAGVVVALLTNGGGARELYAALFRELLGELAGVRMPDAFEPPAQAPEVDFSRYFGTYKRAGVVITVTERDGAPHLVYEFVDGMKDFSPPLEVDLYAVTESAFAGTGAGPSFSEGYMPVVFSTLSDGTESCCIGMRVAPKVA; from the coding sequence ATGTCGAAGAACCGGTTCGAACTCGCCCGCTGGCAGGCCAGGTTCGACGAGCTGCGCGCCGCCCATCACGTGCCGGGCGCCGCGCTCGCCGTCCTCGTCGACGGCGAGATCCACGAACTGGCGAGCGGCGTGCTGCACCGCGGGACCGGAGTGGAGGTGACCACGGACTCGGTGTTCCAGTCCGGTTCGATCGCCAAGGTCTACACGGCGACGCTGATCATGCGTCTGGCCGAAGCCGGTGAACTGGATCTGGACGCACCCGTGAAGGAGGTGCTCCCCGAGTTCGAAGCCGCCGACCCCGAAGCGACCCACTCCATCACCACGCGCCAACTCCTCTCCCACACGAGCGGGTTGACGTGCGACTTCACCTACGACGCGGGCCGCGGCGACGACTGCCTCGCCCGGTACGTCGAGGCTGCCAAGGGAGTAGCGATGGACTGCCGTCCCGGCACCGCCGTCTCCTACAGCAGCCTCGGCTACAACGTCCTCGGCCGGATCATCGAGGTGCTGACGGGCCAGACCTGGGACCAGGCCCTCAAGGACCGCCTCTTCACCCCCCTCGGCCTGGAGCGTTCCATGACGCTGCCCGAGGAGGCGCTGTCGTACCGCGTCGCGATGAGCCACCTCGGGGAGCCGGGCCGCTACCCGGACCCGGCCCCCGCCTGGGACCTGATGCCGCGCTCGGCGGGCCCGTACGGCAGGGTCCTGGTCTCCGCCGGTGACGTCGCCCGCCTGGCCCGCCTGCACCTCGACGGCGGCACGGCCCCCGACGGCACGCCGCTGCTCACGGCCGCGACCGTCGAGGAGATGCAGCGCCGCGTCGCCGACGTGCCGGACAAGTGGACGGTCAGCGCCGACGGTTGGGGCCTCGGCTGGACCCTCTACGACTGGGACGGCATCGCGGGCTACGGCCACGACGGCGCCTCCATCGGCCAGTACGGCTACCTGCGCGTGGTCCCCCGGGCGGGCGTCGTCGTGGCGCTCCTCACCAACGGCGGCGGCGCGCGGGAGCTGTACGCCGCGCTCTTCCGCGAGTTGCTCGGCGAGCTGGCGGGCGTGCGGATGCCGGACGCGTTCGAACCGCCCGCGCAGGCGCCGGAGGTGGACTTCTCCCGGTACTTCGGTACGTACAAGCGGGCGGGTGTCGTCATCACCGTCACCGAGCGCGACGGCGCGCCCCACCTGGTCTACGAGTTCGTGGACGGCATGAAGGACTTCTCGCCGCCGCTGGAGGTGGACCTGTACGCCGTGACGGAGTCCGCCTTCGCCGGTACAGGCGCGGGGCCGTCCTTCAGCGAGGGCTACATGCCCGTGGTGTTCTCGACGCTGAGCGACGGCACGGAGAGCTGCTGCATCGGGATGCGGGTGGCGCCGAAGGTGGCGTGA